A stretch of Coccidioides posadasii str. Silveira chromosome 2, complete sequence DNA encodes these proteins:
- the BPL1 gene encoding biotin holocarboxylase synthetase (EggNog:ENOG410PI1A~COG:H~BUSCO:2631at33183), translating into MAATSTTTSTKRLNILVYSGNGTTVDSVRQCLFTLRRLLAPNYAVIPVTGEMIINEPWTSSCALFVMPGGADLPYCRTLNGTGNRRISQFVHRGGAYLGFCAGGYYGSKRCEFEVGNEKLEVVGDRELAFYPGICRGCAFPGFVYNSEDGARASELQVSKSSFPDEKHIPPSFKSYYNGGGVFVDAPKFAHQGVEVLADYTESLKVDSGEGHAAVVYCRVGEGAALLTGPHPEFAASNLDRNADGPEFCHVIDTLAQNDEARTEFLRACLKKLGLHVNDETTSVPPLSRMHLSALEPHAATDLVSLLRDIITVEEGEEYIKDDNDTFHLEKPSSLSMDKVAEALPGSIGAKADQGSTGDRIVDYDKVIKKVAIHEDYPSPVETPRFNHQTFYGMIKEYRSQSRERLSEFGSHVLYAEVVTSTNTLLEKNTQILRRLPNGFMATANVQVAGRGRGSNVWVSPPGQLMFSICIRHPVEKFASAPVVFIQYLVAMAIVKGIKTYDKGYENMPVKLKWPNDIYALDPTQPDKMTYTKIAGILVNAHFSSKEYIAVAGAGINALNALPTTSLNAILATLNSSLPANKPRLPPLSLEKLLARILTTLEELYTRFLRTGFDQTFEDMYYADWLHMDQIVTLEAEGGVRARIKGITRDYGLLVAEELGWEDRPTGRRWELQSDSNSFDFFKGLVKRKI; encoded by the exons ATGGCCGCCACCTCGACGACCACTTCGACCAAACGGCTCAACATCCTGGTCTATTCCG GGAATGGGACCACTGTGGATTCTGTCCGCCAATGTCTGTTTACACTTCGTCGCCTTTTGGCACCGAATTATGCTGTTATACCCGTGACGGGTGAGATGATCATCAATGAGCCATGGACGTCGAGCTGTGCTCTCTTTGTCATGCCTGGTGGTGCCGATCTGCCGTATTGCAGGACCCTGAACGGCACTGGGAACCGGCGGATTAGCCAGTTCGTTCATCGAGGCGGCGCATATCTAGGATTCTGCGCAGGCGGCTACTATGGAAGTAAGCGTTGCGAGTTTGAAGTCGGAAATGAGAAGCTCGAGGTTGTCGGTGATAGGGAGTTGGCTTTCTATCCCGGAATCTGTCGCGGTTGTGCATTTCCAGGGTTTGTCTACAATAGCGAGGATGGCGCCAGAGCTTCTGAGTTACAAGTGTCGAAATCCTCGTTCCCTGACGAAAAGCATATCCCGCCCTCGTTCAAGTCCTACTATAACGGTGGAGGCGTCTTCGTTGATGCTCCAAAATTCGCCCATCAAGGCGTCGAGGTCCTTGCGGACTACACTGAATCGCTCAAAGTCGATTCGGGAGAAGGCCATGCAGCAGTCGTTTATTGCCGGGTCGGCGAAGGTGCTGCCCTATTAACAGGACCACACCCAGA ATTTGCGGCGTCCAACTTGGATAGAAACGCAGATGGCCCGGAATTCTGCCACGTCATTGATACTCTAGCTCAGAATGATGAAGCGAGAACCGAATTCCTGCGAGCTTGTCTGAAGAAGCTTGGGCTCCATGTGAACGATGAAACAACAAGCGTACCTCCTCTTTCTCGAATGCATCTTTCTGCCCTGGAGCCACATGCTGCTACGGACCTTGTCTCACTGCTTCGAGATATTATCACGGTGGAAGAGGGGGAAGAGTACATTAAAGATGACAATGACACCTTCCATCTAGAAAAACCGTCTTCGCTGAGTATGGACAAGGTTGCCGAAGCGCTCCCCGGCTCCATCGGAGCAAAGGCTGACCAGGGCTCGACGGGTGATAGAATTGTCGACTATGACAAGGTTATAAAAAAGGTCGCTATTCATGAAGATTATCCCTCTCCGGTCGAAACCCCGCGATTTAACCATCAGACTTTCTACGGTATGATTAAGGAATATAGATCGCAGTCGAGGGAACGTCTCTCGGAGTTCGGTTCCCACGTCTTATATGCGGAAGTTGTTACGAGTACGAACACTTTACTGGAAAA GAACACACAAATCCTGCGAAGACTTCCAAACGGGTTTATGGCAACGGCAAATGTCCAAGTCGCTGGTCGCGGTCGTGGATCCAACGTCTGGGTGTCTCCACCGGGACAGCTCATGTTTTCAATATGCATCCGTCATCCAGTTGAGAAATTCGCAAGTGCTCCGGTCGTTTTCATCCAATATCTCGTCGCAATGGCCATCGTCAAAGGCATCAAAACCTACGATAAGGGATACGAAAACATGCCCGTGAAACTAAAATGGCCAAACGACATCT ACGCTCTCGACCCCACCCAACCTGACAAAATGACCTACACCAAAATCGCCGGCATCCTAGTCAACGCGCACTTCTCCTCCAAAGAATACATCGCCGTCGCCGGTGCCGGCATCAACGCCCTCAACGCGCTCCCAACCACGTCTCTTAACGCCATCCTCGCCACCCTCAACTCCTCTCTCCCCGCCAACAAACCCCGCCTCCCCCCGCTCTCCCTCGAGAAACTCCTCGCACGCATCCTCACTACCCTGGAAGAGCTCTACACCCGCTTCCTTCGCACCGGCTTCGACCAGACCTTTGAAGATATGTACTACGCGGACTGGCTGCATATGGATCAGATAGTGACGCTGGAGGCTGAAGGGGGTGTGCGGGCGAGGATCAAGGGGATTACGAGGGATTATGGGTTGTTGGTGGCGGAGGAGTTAGGGTGGGAGGATCGGCCGACGGGGAGAAGGTGGGAGCTGCAGAGTGATAGTAATAGCTTTGATTTTTTCAAGGGGTTGGTGAAGAGGAAGATTTAA
- a CDS encoding uncharacterized protein (EggNog:ENOG410PQYJ~COG:O), with product MLSRLVEVVVEVAAIVLDLRGRICRRKSLFGLTCFNPLGKREEREGIKMSKVDDKARIVPVEDDDEPDDWDKRIFSTGCSVEQTKMNDCYFEKRDWRQCSKEMEAFRECWKRKGNDHRTQTKDA from the exons ATGTTGAGCCGTTTGGTCGAAGTGGTCGTCGAGGTGGCGGCCATAGTTTTGGACCTCCGCGGAAGAATTTGCCGGCGAAAATCTCTTTTCGGTCTCACCTGCTTCAATCCCCTAGGGAaaagagaggagagagagggtATCAAGATGTCCAAGGTCGACGACAAAGCGAGAATAGTCCCGGTTGAGGACGACGATGAACCTGATGACTG GGACAAGCGGATCTTCAGCACAGGCTGTTCAG TCGAGCAGACGAAAATGAATGACTGCTACTTCGAAAAGAGAGACTGGCGGCAGTGCAGCAAAGAA ATGGAGGCGTTCCGAGAGTGCTGGAAACGCAAGGGGAACGACCACCGGACCCAGACGAAGGACGCGTGA
- a CDS encoding uncharacterized protein (EggNog:ENOG410PQYJ~COG:O), translated as MLSRLVEVVVEVAAIVLDLRGRICRRKSLFGLTCFNPLGKREEREGIKMSKVDDKARIVPVEDDDEPDDWYAPRQPHGWRVMLIAGW; from the coding sequence ATGTTGAGCCGTTTGGTCGAAGTGGTCGTCGAGGTGGCGGCCATAGTTTTGGACCTCCGCGGAAGAATTTGCCGGCGAAAATCTCTTTTCGGTCTCACCTGCTTCAATCCCCTAGGGAaaagagaggagagagagggtATCAAGATGTCCAAGGTCGACGACAAAGCGAGAATAGTCCCGGTTGAGGACGACGATGAACCTGATGACTGGTATGCCCCTCGACAGCCCCACGGATGGCGGGTGATGCTGATAGCCGGATGGTAG
- a CDS encoding uncharacterized protein (EggNog:ENOG410PGNZ~COG:S~BUSCO:9856at33183), with the protein MCIALISTAHPDYPLILIDNRDEFLRRPTAAAAWWPEPHSYVLGSRDMARAAHGTWLGVTRQGRIAVLTNYKEASSQAVGQLSRGEIINSFLELPPDGSVSTEEYVERLIAGGEAQLAGGFSLACGSIQGPLAVVSNRVCAKDGVAWIAKEKGETVVLSNTAFGDCSWAKIRNGERLMKEALHTSYKMGESEDQLVQRLLGLLSTDTLPRLKEGTDVETYIDLLCESIFIPVIGEEEEDMREEAEICASNIHEKAEVMGNASENHMRYMKGLYGTQKQTVVLVHHSGRVKFFERTLYDDDAKPVPIGKGDRTFEFIAEEYGAQS; encoded by the exons ATGTGCATAGCTCTCATCTCCACCGCCCACCCGGACTACCCTCTAATCCTAATCGACAATCGAGAT GAGTTCCTTCGCCGCCCAACAGCCGCCGCAGCCTGGTGGCCAGAGCCACACTCCTACGTGCTCGGCTCCCGGGACATGGCACGCGCCGCCCACGGGACTTGGCTGGGCGTCACCCGGCAAGGCCGCATCGCCGTCCTAACAAACTATAAAGAGGCCTCCAGCCAGGCCGTGGGACAGCTGAGTCGTGGCGAGATCATCAACTCCTTCCTGGAGCTGCCACCCGACGGCTCCGTGAGCACTGAGGAGTACGTCGAGCGGCTGATCGCGGGCGGAGAGGCGCAGTTGGCCGGTGGGTTTAGCCTGGCATGCGGCAGCATCCAGGGCCCGTTGGCCGTCGTGTCGAATCGGGTATGTGCGAAAGATGGAGTGGCGTGGATCGCGAAGGAGAAAGGGGAGACGGTTGTGTTGAGTAATACGGCGTTTGGGGATTGCTCGTGGGCGAAGATCAGGAATGGAGAGCGGTTGATGAAGGAGGCACTACACACGAGTTATAAGATGGGGGAGAGCGAGGATCAGCTTGTGCAGAGGCTGCTGGGGCTGTTGAGCACAGATACACTGCCGAGGTTGAAGGAAGGGACGGATGTCGAGACGTATATCGATCTGTTGTGTGAGAGTATCTTTATCCCTGTGAttggagaggaagaggaggataTGAGGGAGGAAGCGGAGATCTGTGCGTCAAATATTCATGAGAAGGCGGAGGTTATGGGCAACGCATCAGAAAACCATATGCGGTATATGAAAGGCCTGTACGGGACGCAGAAGCAAACGGTAGTTCTAGTGCATCATTCGGGGAGGGTCAAATTCTTTGAGCGAACGCTTTATGATGACGATGCGAAGCCGGTTCCGATCGGGAAGGGTGACCGGACGTTTGAGTTCATCGCTGAGGAATATGGAGCGCAATCGTGA
- a CDS encoding uncharacterized protein (EggNog:ENOG410PMX3~COG:J) codes for MAIRALRHADRALISLCPSPYLGIHAASNGRSQLQSALLRTAPLRTLRTSTIASQLNAPNNNKPPSAPAAPKPTTPAQAPPPPKNPLTVQNISKNGLDDKPPELDLDANGSPTPNGHVDWTRSYHGLSAEPFSKEAANILLQALDPSDVEIKPDGIVYLPEIKYRRILNKAFGPGGWGLVPRSESIVTPKTVTREYALVAHGRLVSIARGEQDYFNPDGIPTATEGCKSNAMMRCCKDLGVASELWDPRWIRKFKAQYAKEIFVEHQVTKRKSKIWLRKDDDVSYPWKATR; via the exons ATGGCAATTCGAGCACTCCGGCATGCAGACCGGGCCTTGATCAGCCTATGCCCATCCCCATACCTAGGAATCCACGCCGCCTCAAATGGGCGTTCACAGCTTCAGAGTGCTCTCCTAAGAACAGCACCTCTCCGTACCCTCAGGACCTCCACGATTGCCAGTCAACTTAATGCTCCTAATAATAACAAGCCACCCTCTGCCCCAGCTGCTCCCAAACCCACtacaccagctcaagctccTCCACCCCCAAAAAACCCTCTAACCGTGCAAAACATCTCCAAAAACGGCCTCGACGACAAGCCCCCGGAGCTAGATCTCGACGCCAACGGCAGCCCAACGCCCAATGGACACGTAGACTGGACACGATCTTACCACGGCCTCAGCGCCGAACCCTTCTCCAAGGAAGCAGCTAACATCCTTTTGCAAGCCCTCGACCCGTCGGACGTCGAAATTAAGCCCGACGGAATCGTGTACCTTCCGGAAATCAAGTACAGGCGGATCCTGAACAAGGCGTTTGGTCCTGGAGGATGGGGCTTGGTGCCGCGGAGTGAGAGTATAGTCACGCCGAAGACGGTGACGAGGGAGTATGCCCTTGTTGCACATGGGCG CCTCGTATCTATTGCGCGTGGCGAACAGGACTATTTCAACCCCGACGGAATACCCACAGCCACGGAAGGTTGTAAATCCAACGCTATGATGCGCTGCTGCAAGGATTTGGGCGTGGCTAGCGAGCTGTGGGATCCGCGCTGGATTCGCAAATTCAAAGCCCAGTATGCGAAGGAAATTTTTGTCGAGCATCAAGTGACCAAACGAAAGTCGAAGATTTGGCTCAGGAAAGACGATGATGTATCGTATCCTTGGAAGGCAACGAGATAG